Below is a genomic region from Triticum dicoccoides isolate Atlit2015 ecotype Zavitan chromosome 5A, WEW_v2.0, whole genome shotgun sequence.
AAGATAATTTAttaatatatgttgttcataatttTTCTTCATTTTATTTACCAACAAACATGGAAACTTATTAACTGTAGAGAAGATTGAAGACTAATTATGACAGACTATGTGTTAAATATTCTATATTTTTAGCAAAGGTTCCCAGCATATTCACcttaattttttgttttccatccaTAGGTTTATAATTTTTACCATCTCATTTAGCTCGAAATTAGCTCGAGATCGTTACAAGCTAAGCACGAGTCATGTTCTACAGCTCGATCATGAGCTTCACTCAATTTGAGCTCGCTTGAATTTTCATATGAGTTGAGCTGAGCCAACTCCAACTCGCTCGAGCTCGAATCGTTTGCAGCCCTAGCGGCAAGGGATCATCGCCCACTTAGAGCCCGTGGCACTGCCGCGCCGGAACGCCGGGATCGGCCATGACGACACACCGCACGACAACGGGCTGCAGAACACGCCGCCGGTGGTCGAAGACGAGTGGTCCCGCCGGTGGCGGAACCTTTCACGAGTGCTGTCCCTTGAACGTGAGTGCTTCGACAAGACCCTCGCCCTGCTGCATTCGCTCGAACTCCAAGGGGATGGTAGCGCGGAAACGGCGGGCGCGCTGGCGGCGGTCGTCGAGTCGGCGAAGGTGTTCGAAGGGGAGCGCACGCCGGGGACGTGGAAAGCGTCGCTACCTCCTGCCACCATACGCTACATCGTCGAGGAGGTGATCACGCCGAGGATGGCCGCTGACGCGCGGGAGTGGGAGCCGCTGTGGAACCCTAACTGCCAGCACTGGCTACGCCCGTGGATCCCCCTCGTCGGGCACTTGCCGGACAGCCTCTACGACacggtttttttttttttgaaaaggggtgcAACCCCAGCCTCTGCATTAATAAGATGTATACGGCTCATAATATTAAAATAGAGAGTGTCACAAAGTCTTCAGCAGGTTTAAAGCCTCTACGACACGGTGGAGAGCAAGATCATCAACCACGCCGATCACCACCACATCGTCTCGTCTTTGAAAAAGTACCTTCACCCGATGCAATGGGACGCCTTTGCCCGGCGTCACATCCTGCCGAGGCTCGCACGGCAGCTGCGGGAGCTGAGGATCACGCCGCCGAAGCAGATGGACTGCTCGTTCAGCACGGTGATGGGGTGGGAGCCCCTAGTGCGTGCGCAGGACATGGTGACCATCCTTGAAGCTGAGTTCTTCCACCGATGGGAAGAGGCGCTGCTCCACTGGCTGCGGTCCGCCAGGCCGTCGTTGGGGGAGGCCGTCGCGTGGTGCGCCGGCTGGAGGAATGAATTCACGCCGGAGCTGCTCGCGGACGAGCGCGTGCGCGCGCGCCTCAAAGCCGGCGCTGCCATGGTCGATCGTGAAACGCAGGGACTCAACAGAATTGTAGGCTATAGGGTGTAGATCTGCATGCATGCAATGCATGGGCTGCGATTTGTCCGGTAAATTTGGAAGTGTTGTATGCTACAGTTGTTGACGCTTGCTGCTGTTGAACATGCATGATCGctctgttttcttttttcctttcagaattgGTCTTGCAGAGTTGAACATATATATTAGTATCTTTCAGAAAAAAATTTAGAGGAAAAGGGCAACAGCCCCGGCTCCATTGCATTGCAGAGAAACCAAAGTACTTACAAGATCTAGATCAACCAAGCCAGCAGGCAATATCTCTCCAAACTACAAGACTCCAGATTAATGCAGCAGGAAGTAAACATTCAGTTGCTACAGAGGCATCTCAGAGACACTTGTCATTCAGAATTGCTCGTGCAGAGTTGCGTTGTATGCTTTGGCTTCAAGGATGCGTTCGGTTTCGATTCGAACCTTAGGACAGAAAAACAAAATTCAGAAAACGATGATTGAAATTCATTTTGTTTCAGTGTGCGCAAGATGGCAGTATTATGTTGCAGCAACGAAGAAATGCTACATTGGTAAAAAAAAAATCTTCGCGTTGATTCAATTCTAATGTGCTCAAAATAACTTCTGTTTTGTCCGTCTCCATCTTCCATTCAATGGAGAAACCTCCGCAAAAGTTTTCATAATTCAGACTACACCTGAGTCCCTGACAAGTTTCTAACCAGACTGGACAGATAGACCATTACAGGAGAGCACAGGACCACCATTAGGTAAAGTTAAACAAAGCGAAGACAACTACCAGCAGAACTGAACAACAGCAAAACGATTGCACGACCAAGCATTGTCACAACCGGCTGTAGTGCTCAAGTTGACTGTGATCTATCTCACTTGTTGAAAAATTCGTTTGTGATGGTACATTCTCTACCAAGATTGTAATCGGCAACTGTGCGCgagtctttttttttttgaaacaaggcaaaagatttgccatttcattgattaagaaggaaGTCATAGACAAAAGTCGCAAAGCGGCTAAAAGAGAAAAAACAGTAAGAGGTCTACTCTCGCGGCATGACAACACTCATGTGCTTCGCTCCGGCCATCGCCCAAAGAGACACCTCCGCTTTGATCTTACTGATAAGAACCATGGAAGGGATGGCCGTGTTTCTGAAGACTCTGGCATTGCGCCTTAGGGGATCCATATCTCCCATGAGATAAGCATCATCAGGGAGGCGAGCGCCTTAGGGGATCCAAGGCGAATCTGAAGGTTGCCATTCCACCATGCTCTCACCGAAGTCATTGTCTGCCAAGCCGCCGTAGTGATGTGATGCATTCCAAGCCACGGGAGAATATTGTTCCAAATGCGGGTGGTGTAGCGACATTGGAAAAGGAGGTGGGCGGCCGACTCTTGGCATTGCTGACATAGAGGGCAGAGGCCACAGTTTGGCCAGCCGCGGCGTATCAGCTGATCCGAAGTCCAAATCCTATTTTGAAGGACAAGCCAGACAAAGAACTTGCACCTTGGGGGTGCCCAAACCTTCCAAACTGTGTGAACAAGATCCGACTTAGTGAGTCCCTCAAACTGAGCCCTGTAGGCAGAGGAAGTAGAGTACACCCCATCCTTGGTGAACTTCCAAATGATGGAATCTTCTATGTCATCAGTCAGAGAGGCCATGAAAACTTTCTCCCAAAGGTCAGCAAACTGCTGGACGTGTGCGAGCGACAGGCCATTGGAGGTGTCAATGAGAGAGATCCAGTTGTTGTTGGTGAGGGCTCGCTGGACGGACAAATTCTTGTTGCGTGAAATGGCAAAGATGCCCGGAGCTAAGTCACGGGGACACAAGCCGTTTAACCATGGCGAGTTCCAGAATCTGGCTGTGCGCCCGTTGCCCACATTAACCGTTGTAGCGGCAGCAAAAAAGATACGATCGTCGCCAGTGCATGGAGATCCCATGCCTATCCAAGGCTTGCTTTTGTCCACCCACTCAAACCATAGCCATCGAAGACGTAGGGCTTTAGCAAATTTGTCCAGATTGAGCACGCCTAGTCCGCTAAACTGTTTAGGCTTGCAAACGAGATCCCAATTAATCTTGCATTTCCCTCCCGAAACTTTGTCCGTTCCAGCCCAAAGGTATGCACGCCGAAGGCTGTCAATTGCGTTTAGCACCTCCACGGGGATGTCGAGAGGCGTGAGGTGATAAATCGCGATGGCCGTGAGGACCTCTTTAACGAGAACCACGCGCCCAACACTGGCAACGTGTCTTCCCTGCCAAGGAGGGAGCTTGCTGGCGACCTTGTCAATGAGGGGTTGAAAGTGAATATTTTTGAGGCGCTTGACTGACAGCGGAAGACCAAGGTATCGCATCGGGAAAGTGGAGCGCACCGCCGGGAAGGCTTGCAGGATGTCGTCCAGATTTATGTTTTCACACCGAATGGGAGCCACCATGCTTTTAGCACAGTTAGTAACCAGGCCGGTCACTTATCCGAAAGCGGTTAAGGAGGAAGCAAGAAATTGGATGTCCTCTCTCATGGGCCTGACAAAGATGGCAGCATCGTCTGCGTATAAAGACGTCCTGATGGTCGGTGCTCTTCCACCAATAGGGTGGAGGTGCCCTCGTGAGGTGGCCTTGTTGAGAAGGTGGTGCAGGGGGTCGATAGCCAGAACGAAGAGGAGCGGGGATAGTGAATCTCCCTGCCGGAGACCACAACCGTGCTTCAACGGGTCGCCCACCACCCCATTGATCAAAACCCTCGAGGTGGCCGTGGAGAGGAGTGCAGAAATCCAATCTCGAAATCTGGTCGGGAACCCGAGGTGTCTCAACAGGTCCATAAGGAAGTCCCATCGCACTGAGTCGAAAGCCTTCTTGATGTCAAGTTTGAATAGCAGGGTCGGTGTACGGTTTCTGTGGAGCTTCCTTGCCAAATTTCTGACATACATGAAGTTGTCGTGGATACTTCTTTTCTTTATGAATGCGCTTTGAGCAGTGGATACAAGATTGTTCATATGAGGAGCTAGGCGCGTAGCCAACACCTTGGTGAGGATCTTTGCAATGGCATGAATGAGGCTGATGGGACGAATGTCTGAGATGCTCTCCGCCCCCTCTTTCTTAGGTATGAGAGCAATGTTGGCTGAGTTGAGCCAATGAAGATTGGACGTGTGCAAGTTTGAAAAGTGGCTGATAGCAGCCATGATGTCATCTTTGATGATCTCCCAACATTCCTTGAAGAAGGCACCAGAGAAGCCATCGGGGCCCGGGGCTTTATCACGGGGTAGATCAAAAATCGCCTTCCTGACCTCCTCCTCCGTGAAGGCCACCCCAAGGTCAGAAAGGTCCCTAGCAGGCACCGGAATGCAATCCCAGTTGATGTCCTTGCGTCGTGGCGGGGGACGCTTCGTGGCCTCGACAAAGTGGTTTTGGATGATGGACTTTTTGTGATCATGATCCACTACCCAACCATTATTGTGCTTCAGACGATGGATGAAGTTCTTCCTTCTTCTATGATTGACTCTCAAGTGAAAGAAGCGAGTGTTTGCATCACCCTCTTTGAGATTGGTGACTCGCGAATTTTGCCTCTTTCGAGCACGCTCCAGGACGGCCAGGACGACAACCTTTCTCTTGAGCCTTGCACGAATATCACGTTCTTCCACACTAAGAGGCCTGAGCTCAAGTGCCACATCCAGGCGAAGTATGACCTCCAGAGCCATGTGTAGTTGCACCTTGGAGTGTGCAAAAATTGTCTTTTTCAACTTGTGAAATAAGATATGATACGGGTCTACATGGTTCACATTTTGGTTCCAAGCACCTTGCACGATCTCCTTGAAGCCGGGCATTTTGATCCAAAAATTTTCAAAACGGAAACACTTAGTCTTCGGTGGCCCTTGGTCATTGGCAAGTAGGAGAGGGCAGTGGTCAGAAAAGGACGAGGAGAGGGCATGCAGCAAATGATTGCCAAAATCGATGTCCCACTCTTCATTGCAGAAAAAATAGTCTAGTTTGCTTAGTGTTGGAGCGCCTTGTTCATTACTCCAAGTGAATTTCCTGTTTTGCAAGTGTATTTCTTTGAGCTCACAAGTATTGAGGGTGTTGCGAAAGCGTGTCATGCGGCTTCGGTCACTGTTAGCTCTATTCTTGTCGCTTGCCCGATAAATCTGATTAAAATCACCGGCAAGCAGCCATCTAGTACCAGGGGATGGCTTCTCGCTGATCAGCTCCTGGAAAAAAGGGTCTTTGAGGTTACTTCGGGTTGGCCCATAGACGGTTGTGAACTTGAAAGAAGTGTTGTTACAAGCAATGGTGATTGTAGCGGACAGGAAAAAGGATCCAGTGCTAATGTCCTTAACCTCGAGGAAGTTTTCGTCCCACAGCAACAGGATGCCACCATGAGTACCAATAGCAGGACGTTGCGCAAAACTTTTGAGCCTCGGACCACCGAGAGAGGAAGCCATGGAGAGATCGACCTGTTCGAGCTTTGTCTCCTGCAAACAGACTAAATGGCAAGGCGTGGCAGTGATGGTCTCTCGAATGGTCGATCGGCGGTTGGGGCAGTTCAATCCACAAACATTCCAATTCAGGATACTCAGATTTTGATCAGTCATATTGAAACTTTGAACACATCAATTTAGCATCAGCAAGTTGGGACATAGAAAGCAGAGGCTGCCTGGGACTGATATAGCAAAATCCATAGAACATCATCAGGTTGCATAAACTGTAGCGGTTGCCATACATCAGAAAACAACAGTAGTCACTACGGTTACAAAGCACACACACGTTTGCCTTGCCAGGGCTACAAGGATGAGCTATCTTCAACGATAGCAGGAaacaggcacacacccacacaaacAGAAGGTAGTAGTTGGTCTTAGCTAACATGGAGAATTGAGCTACATCATCAGGGTCCATGGCAGCCCAGTCACGCTGCCTCACCGGCGACCTCTCCATTCGCGGTCTGCAGTTCTGTTCCGGTCGCGCCTCCATGTTCCATCAGTGCATCCTCCACGGCCTTCGCAAGATCACAGTCTAGATTGAAGAGGGCCCGGAGGGCCGAAACTGTGATGTCAGGAAGTTGTCCCTGGAACATGCCAACAAATTTGCTAATGGCTTCTTCAGTAACTTCTTGCCCTTCGTTGATGATGCCCAGGCGCTGACAGAGGAGTTTCTCTGCTAGCTGCACCACTGGCATAGTCCTCTTCTTTGCTTGAAGACGCGGGCTGCAGCGGTTGAGGTTGAAGCCCGAAACACCAGCGAGCGTCTTCCTCCTTGTCTTGGGCGGCCTGGGCAGTGTAGAGCTCGGCGCTGACAACAGGGGCGGGGCACAAGGCACAAACAACAGGGACTGCGTGGGAAGATCAGTAGAGTTGGTCGCAGCAGGGCTGACTGGCGGGGTGGACATCGGGATGAAAATCGGCGTGGTCGGCTCAGCAGCAGAAGGCGAGCCATGGGATGCCGAAGCAGCCAACATCAGGGGTGGCATAGCAGATTCACAGGGACGTGCTGGAGCTGGCATGGGATGTAGCTGGATGATGTCCAGCACTGATGTACGAGGGGAGGCATCCTGATGCAGCGTTGCAGGACACACCACTGCTGGCCTCTCCTGAGCACCAAAGCAGGGGGCAATCCAGCTGAACCAAGAAGCGTCGCCAGGTGAGGAAGAGACTTGCACGATGTCGCAGGAGGTGGTTCTAGGTGAGGCCGGAGGAGAATGACCACGACTGCCCTCGCAGACAGGGCTGGTCAGTCCGCCCGGGCGCGCCGAGCGCGAGCCACTATCTTCAGGGCGACGACGGCCACGCCTGCCGGAGGCCGGAATGACAGCACCGTCAGGAACGCGTTGGACTTGGTTCCAATCAATCTTGCGAGCGTCAGGGGCGCCAGAGTTCCTACGGCGTCCGTCCCTGCCAACGCGATCGTCGCGGCGGCCTCCCCTGTCTTCACGACGGCTATCCCTGGAGCCACGGCGGTCTTCGTCCTCGCGGCGCGCTAGAGCGTGCGACCAGCTGCGGAAGAAGCGATCACGCCAAGAGGAGGAGCGATCCTCCCGGCCCCGACGTCCGCGGTCATCATCGTCATCGCGACGGTCGCGGTCTTGGTCATCATCCCTTCTTTGCCCAGCCACCTCCGAGCGGTCTCGCATTCTTGACTCACCGTCGACCACACCGTAGTAGAAGGTGAACGGGTGTGTTGAGCGAGGACGGCGAGGGATAACTCCATTGACGTCAGGAGTGAAGTCTTCCACCGTTTCAAGGTGCACCAGGACACGCCGCTTGAGGCCGCGCCGGCCCACCACGGCGCTCGGGCTGCTGCTGTAGCCCGCCGCTTGGTTGCCGGCGAGCGTCAGCCGGAGAACCTTGGGGATGGCCGAAGGGTTGGCCGACCATGCCCACAAGTTGAAGGAGGAAGAATCTTCACGCTTCACAATGGCAACATCAAAGTAGTGGAGGAACGTGTCTGGTCCAAGCACCTGCGTAGCTACCTCGTCACACCAGGCATTGAGAGGCAGATTCTCGATGCAAAGATGCACATGGTAGTACGCCTCCACCGAGTCGGCGTTGGCTTCGGGCCTCCAGTTGGCGGCATGAATGTCGAGGCCGTTGCGGTTGAAGTGGCCTGGGGACGCCGTGACTTGGTCGCGATGATGCGGGTGAGTGAAGAGCGCAAAAAAGTCTTCTGGATAGTGCGGGACCACCTTGATGTAGTTGCGGTTGATGGAGAATTCGTTGGCGATGACGTCCCTGATCTCCGCGGCGTTGACGCGCGGGCGGTTGCCCCCAAGCCACACAAAGGCGCCCAGGGAGGCAAGGGAGGCAGCGGCCTCCTCCATTGCCGGCGTGGAGGTGATGACGACATGGCCCTCTTCCGGGCGCAGGGACGGGTCGCCAACGCGAGGAGGCATAGCAGCAGCCCCAGTCGGCAGCGGCGGCACAGAAGCGACCGCAGCCGATGCAGACCACCGCGTTGGAGACGGCAAGGCAGAAGGTGGCGAGAAGGACGGCGAGGAAGTGCAGTCACGGGCGCGGTGTCCACAGCGTCGACAGGCACGACATCTGAGAGGGTTCCGGCAGGCGGCCTGGCAGTGGCCTTTGTCCAGGCAGCGGTGGAATATACGATGGCGATGCTTGACGAAAGCCTGGCGCGCAGGAGGGGAATAAGAAGGTGCTGCCCTCCTCTGTCTTGAATTTTGGTAGCTGGGAAGTGCCCTCCACCAGTACGCCGGCTTAACTATGTGCCAGCCATCTTCAGAGCTGACTCCGGGAGAAGCG
It encodes:
- the LOC119300240 gene encoding septin and tuftelin-interacting protein 1 homolog 1-like, translated to MATLEAKSAYPSHMPGSLAVTTEAVARMMRQWNYREGSGLGGQRQRQGIIAHLEPVALPRRNAGIGHDDTPHDNGLQNTPPVVEDEWSRRWRNLSRVLSLERECFDKTLALLHSLELQGDGSAETAGALAAVVESAKVFEGERTPGTWKASLPPATIRYIVEEVITPRMAADAREWEPLWNPNCQHWLRPWIPLVGHLPDSLYDTSKIINHADHHHIVSSLKKYLHPMQWDAFARRHILPRLARQLRELRITPPKQMDCSFSTVMGWEPLVRAQDMVTILEAEFFHRWEEALLHWLRSARPSLGEAVAWCAGWRNEFTPELLADERVRARLKAGAAMVDRETQGLNRIVGYRV